The Panthera tigris isolate Pti1 chromosome F3, P.tigris_Pti1_mat1.1, whole genome shotgun sequence genome includes a window with the following:
- the EFNA3 gene encoding ephrin-A3: protein MNVLTRDRDPCPGLPNPSPGNSRPAGRDEARAAAARGGQRGPPPPHAARSAPERGGARRERARGGASGARPEGGGKGWGRGLRLGGRRRRRRRRRRRGAGRREAGSAGLSRGAAAAAAPGMAAPLLLLLLLVPVPLLPLLAQGPGGALGNRHAVYWNSSNQHLRREGYTVQVNVNDYLDIYCPHYNSSGVGPGAGPGPGGGAEQYVLYMVSRAGYRTCNASQGFKRWECNRPHAPHSPIKFSEKFQRYSAFSLGYEFHAGHEYYYISTPTHSLHWKCLRMKVFVCCASTSHSGEKPAPTLPQFTMGPHVRINVLEDFEGENPQVPKLEKSVSGTSPKREHLPLAAGIAFFLMTLLAS from the exons ATGAATGTGCTCACGCGAGATCGAGATCCCTGTCCGGGCCTCCCTAATCCTTCTCCGGGGAACTCGAGACCGGCAGGGAGAGACGAGGCGCGCGCCGCTGCCGCCCGAGGGGGCCAGCGCGGTCCCCCGCCGCCCCACGCCGCGCGCTCGGCGCCCgagcggggcggggccaggcggGAGCGCGCCCGGGGCGGGGCTTCGGGGGCGCGCCCGGAGGGcggagggaagggctgggggcgTGGCCTACGGCTCgggggccggcggcggcggcggcggcggcggcggcggcggggagctGGGAGGCGAGAAGCCGGGAGCGCGGGGCTCAGtcggggggcggcggcggcggcggctccgggGATGGCGgcgccgctgctgctgctgctgctgctcgtGCCCGtgccgctgctgccgctgctggcCCAGGGGCCCGGGGGGGCGCTGGGGAACCGGCATGCGGTGTACTGGAACAGCTCCAACCAGCA CCTGCGGCGAGAGGGCTACACGGTGCAGGTGAATGTGAACGATTATCTGGATATTTACTGCCCTCACTACAACAGCTCGGGGGTGggccccggggcggggccgggccccgggggcggggcggagcaGTACGTGTTGTACATGGTGAGCCGCGCCGGCTACCGCACCTGCAACGCCAGCCAAGGCTTCAAGCGCTGGGAGTGCAACCGCCCGCACGCCCCCCACAGCCCCATCAAGTTCTCGGAGAAGTTCCAGCGCTACAGCGCCTTCTCGCTGGGCTACGAGTTCCACGCGGGCCACGAGTACTACTATATCT CCACGCCCACCCACAGTCTGCACTGGAAGTGTCTGCGGATGAAGGTGTTCGTCTGCTGTGCCTCCA CATCGCATTCCGGGGAGAAGccggcccccaccctcccccagttCACCATGGGCCCCCATGTGAGGATCAACGTGCTGG AAGACTTTGAGGGAGAGAACCCCCAGGTGCCCAAGCTTGAGAAGAGCGTGAGTGGGACCAGCCCCAAGCGGGAACACCTGCCCCTGGCGGCGGGCATCGCCTTCTTCCTTATGACGCTCCTGGCCTCCtag